Proteins from one Cicer arietinum cultivar CDC Frontier isolate Library 1 chromosome 3, Cicar.CDCFrontier_v2.0, whole genome shotgun sequence genomic window:
- the LOC101510028 gene encoding probable indole-3-pyruvate monooxygenase YUCCA8, which translates to MENLFRLADHEDFFSRRCIWVNGPVIIGAGPSGLATAACLKQQGVPFIILERADCIASLWQKRTYDRLKLHLPKQFCQLPNLPFPDDFPEYPSKKQFINYLETYANKFEINPQFNECVQSARYDETSGLWRVKTNEVEYICRWLVVATGENAECVTPEIEGLSQFKGDVIHACDYKSGQVFKGKKVLVVGCGNSGMELSLDLSNHQALPSMVVRSSVHVLPREIFGISTFELAVMMLKWLPLWIVDKLLLILTWFILGNMEKYGIKRPSMGPLELKNTEGKTPVLNIGTLEKIRSGHIKVVPGIKRLNNNEVEFVNGEKLDIDAVVLATGYRSNVPSWLQEGEFFSKNGYPKMPFPHGWKGNSGIYAVGFTKRGLSGASSDAIQIAKDIGKVWKKETKQKKQRTTACHRRCISQF; encoded by the exons ATGGAGAATTTGTTTCGCCTAGCTGATCACGAAGACTTTTTCTCACGCCGTTGCATTTGGGTCAACGGTCCTGTTATCATAGGTGCAGGTCCATCAGGTCTAGCAACAGCAGCATGCCTTAAACAACAAGGGGTACCCTTCATTATTCTTGAAAGAGCTGATTGCATAGCATCACTATGGCAAAAACGCACTTATGACAGATTAAAACTTCACCTTCCTAAACAATTCTGTCAACTACCTAACCTTCCATTCCCTGATGATTTCCCTGAATACCCTTCAAAGAAACAGTTCATAAACTATCTTGAAACCTATGCTAACAAATTTGAAATCAACCCACAATTCAATGAGTGTGTTCAATCTGCTAGGTATGATGAAACTAGTGGATTGTGGAGAGTTAAGACCAATGAAGTTGAGTATATTTGTAGGTGGCTTGTTGTTGCTACTGGTGAAAATGCTGAGTGTGTTACTCCTGAAATTGAAGGACTTTCTCAATTCAAAGGTGATGTTATTCATGCTTGTGATTATAAATCAGGTCAAGTTTTCAAAGGAAAGAAAGTTCTTGTTGTAGGCTGTGGAAATTCCGGAATGGAACTTTCACTTGATCTCAGTAACCACCAAGCTTTACCTTCAATGGTCGTTCGTAGCTCG GTTCATGTGTTACCAAGAGAAATATTTGGAATATCAACATTTGAATTAGCAGTTATGATGCTAAAGTGGTTACCACTATGGATTGTTGACAAGCTTCTATTGATATTGACATGGTTTATTTTGGGTAACATGGAGAAATATGGTATCAAAAGACCATCAATGGGTCCGTTGGAGCTAAAGAACACAGAAGGAAAGACACCAGTTTTGAACATTGGTACTTTAGAGAAAATTAGATCCGGTCATATTAAAGTTGTACCTGGAATCAAGAGGTTAAATAATAATGAAGTTGAGTTTGTTAATGGTGAAAAGCTTGACATTGATGCTGTTGTTCTTGCTACTGGATACCGTAGTAATGTCCCTTCTTGGCTTCAG GAAGGtgaatttttctcaaaaaatggATACCCAAAGATGCCATTTCCACATGGTTGGAAAGGAAATTCAGGAATCTATGCAGTAGGATTTACAAAGAGAGGGCTTTCTGGTGCTTCATCTGATGCTATTCAAATTGCAAAAGATATTGGCAAAGTTTGGAAAAAAGAGACAAAACAAAAGAAGCAACGCACTACTGCTTGTCATAGACGTTGCATTTCACAATTCTAA
- the LOC101510350 gene encoding photosystem I reaction center subunit IV, chloroplastic-like, with amino-acid sequence MASCCNMASAATGFVLSHNVSSNTNSLASSRITMVMYPTTTTKNPNSSRLVVRAAEEAAATPTVEGEAAPKPKPPPIGPKRGAKVKVLRKESYWFNGIGSVVAVDQDPKTRYPVVVRFNKVNYANVSTNNYALDEIEEVK; translated from the exons ATGGCAAGTTGTTGTAACATGGCATCAGCAGCTACAGGGTTTGTGTTGTCACATAATGTTTCAAGCAACACAAACTCATTAGCATCATCAAGAATCACTATGGTGATGTACCCTACAACTACAACAAAGAACCCAAATTCTTCTAGGCTTGTTGTCAGGGCAGCTGAGGAAGCTGCAGCAACCCCAACTGTTGAAGGTGAAGCAGCTCCTAAACCCAAGCCACCACCAATTGGCCCCAAAAGAGGTGCTAAG GTAAAGGTTCTTAGGAAGGAATCCTACTGGTTCAATGGTATTGGTTCAGTTGTTGCTGTTGATCAG GATCCTAAGACTCGTTACCCAGTTGTGGTTAGATTCAACAAAGTTAACTATGCAAATGTATCAACAAACAACTATGCTTTGGATGAGATCGAGGAAGTCAAATGA